In the genome of Dromiciops gliroides isolate mDroGli1 chromosome 1, mDroGli1.pri, whole genome shotgun sequence, the window TTTGACAATTCAAAATGAGTTCATCCAGCTCCTCGTGAGGTGTTTCTTTGATCTTTGGGGTATTGTGATTTGGTCTTTTGATAATGGATTTTTTACAGTTTTGAATGTGGTGTTGGAAGGGGAGCTGTTAAGAGGTAACACTTGTTTTCCTGTTGGTGGTGTCTCACTCAGCTTCCAAATGACTATGTCACAAGGGCTAAGGAATCACTTTGGCTGGGAGGCATTGTCCGGTTTCTGTACAGAAACCAGCaatttggaaataataataattaaaaaaaacctctggGTAGCTCCTtgtcaggtttcttttttttaacttttttttatgtGCTTAGCACCCAAGTTCATCCTAGTGGGGGATATCAGCTAAGGGTGTAAAGGCTATCAGCAAATCATCCCTTCATTCCTCAGTTCAATTAGGAGGCAGTGTGGCACAGGGGAAGGAACACAACTGAGAGAGACAGGACCTAGGATTCTGCAGACCCTTCTGTGTTAACCTTTGAACCTGAGCaggcacttaatctctctgggcctcagtttcctcatctgtaaaatgagattgtcCTAAATGCTTCTGAGGTCCCATCCGGCTCTAGATCTAGATCATAGATCCTATGAAATGCAACCAAATTGTTGAATACTTTACAGGGGGTAGGGCCTCAGCTCTGTGTTGGGGAATACAAGAACCAAAGAGGTCTCTGTGCTAAAAGAACTGACACAGcttttttaaggggaaaattaacaaataaaaggTAGTACATAAATTTCTTCATGCCTGATTTCATTCTAATCTAAATTTAGGCACCTAAGATTCATTCAACACACACTGTGTACAAAGCATGGTGCTAGACATGGCCACTGACCTCATGTAACTTGATCTATAATCTTTCTCAATATATAACTGCCCCATAGAATCTGTTCTTTTACTAAGAAAAAGTCAATTGACAAAGATGCTCACATCTGTCACTGTTTATGATGTACCATTTGTTctatcgtgtctgactcttcatgaccccatttgggattttcttggcaaagatcctggaggggtttgccatttctttctccagctctttatagatgaggaaaccgacacaaacagggttaagtgacttatccagggtcacacagctaggaagtgtctgaggccagatttgaactcacagaaaGATGACTCCTCCTGACTTGAGTCCCTGAACTCTATCCACCTACCTGCCTGCATGTTAACATTAGGTATCCATAGTATTCCttgtttggagaggagggaggtctTCCAGACCCAATGTTGGTCATTGTGTTTAATGTGAGTTCAGCTGTCTTTTGCTATTTAGACTTTTGTAGTCATTGAATGTATACTTTTTTCTAGGTTCTGCCTCCTTCACCCTTCAGTCCCCACAAAACTtactatgtttctctgaaattcccAGTGGCCTTTTATTAAGGACATTTGATGTGTCAGGCACTCATCATCTTAATTGACTTTTCTGTCGTTTTGACACTCTCCTGGATACTCACCTTTGTCTTCTATGATACTGCTTTATCCTGCTTCTCTTACCTGACTCCTCTCCAGTTCATGATCCATTTTCTACCCCCAAAACATCAGTATTACCTGATACCAGTGTCCAGCTCTTTTTCTTTACgctttcttggtgatctcatctgtttattaatttatgtCAACAAGGAAATGTATgggcaaaaaaaaatggggtggTCACAGATTGAAAGCAAGAGTGGTCTATGTCTActagtattccttttttttggtgaggcaattggggttaggtgacttgcccagggtcacacagttagcaaatgtcaattgtcttgggggcggctaggtggcgaaatggatgaaacaccggccctggattcaggagaacctgagttcaaatctggcctcagacacttgacgcttactagctgtgtgaccctgggcaagtcacttaacccccatttccctgcaaaaaaaaaaagtcaattgtctgaggccggatttgaactcaggtcctcctgactccagggccggtgctctatccactgcaccacctagctgcccctactagtaTTCTTTCAGTGCTCAAATAAACTGAAAGAGGCCTCCAGATTCTGTTCTTCATCTCATCCATCCAGACCAACAGACCACATAGGTCCATCCATCTGAGTATGTAAATTTTCCAAATAGACAATAGACGGTGCCCTAAACAAAATTCCTCTTTCACTCACAAGTCTGTCCggcaactatttatttatttatgtcgTTTCTATTTCGGGCACCTCCATTGCAGTAACTAAGGTCTGAATCCTCAGCTATTTGGGATTCTTCCCTCTCCTACTTCCTCACTTTACTCACTGTGCTCACTACTCTAAGGCAGGCAATACCTGTTCAGAAACCTTTGAGAGTTCCCTTTTGTGTCCAAGATAAAAGACAGACTTCTCAGTCGGGAGTTTGGggtttcctctgactccaaactggGCTTCCCAGGCAAACTGGTCGGTGAGCTGTCATCTATGAAATTCATTTCCTCGGGGCATTTGCATCAAGTCTCCCACTTTGCAGTGTCCTTTCTCAACTCAGCCTCTCAACATACCATCATCCTTCAAGGCTGCGGTCAGGTCTTCAAGGAAAGCTCCTGGTTCTTgttctttccccacctccaatGGCTAGGGGGCAGACGGGGTGTACCCTGAGAGTTTTTCCCCCTCAAATTGCCatgtattcatttatctgttaagtaagtaagctccttgagggtagactTGACTTggtatctccagtacctagcaaAGGTTCTTCAAGTCAACAACCATCTATTAAGTGTATGTGGAGTGCAAAGCACTGAATACctaatacttgttgaatgaatgcacGACTTTACCAGGTAAATGGAGCCAACCGGTAGAAGAGTATGAGCGGGGAAAGCAACACTCTCCAACCCCACTGTTCCATTAGGGAAGGGCAAgatatttgatttgtattttaAGGGATAAAGCAAACATTATAACTAGATTGATCAATGGCTGCTGGGAATGGTTAGGGGAATACGGCCGTGTGCATCCCATGCCTGGAAAGCCCCATCCCGCCCTCATCTTTGCTTCCTGGCCTCCTACAAGCCCCAGCCTttccccaatccttcttaattctagcgCCTGGTCGTTAAGgattcccatttatcctgtaaatagcgtttgcatcttgtctccttagactgtgagctcctcacaTTGCCTTTTGCCCCCCACTTTacacagtgccctgcacatagttaagtacttaataaatggccGGAGTTATGTGGGAAGCCACTCTGGTTGGGGGCAGGGCGCCAGGGCCGGCTTCAAGGGGCGTTCTGCGGGGCAGCGTGACCATCTCCGGAGGCCTCCTGTCGTCTTTTGGGGAAGCTCGCCCGCACACAGGTGACCACCGCTCGGGAACCCCTGGAGAAGGGGCCGCCCTCTCTCCCCGCTGTCTCGGGCcgaaggggtggggggtgggggcgatGTTGCCTGCTGAAGCCCGGGAGAACTTTTCATCGCCAGGGGCGGGCTTTCTCTCGCCTCGGTCCCGGGAGAGAATTACCCGGCCTGGGACGTTTAAAGAGGCCGTGAGGAGAACTAGAGAGGATGGGCCCGGAACATTCACCTGCGATGGCCCGGGGGCCTCCGGGGGCTGGACCTGAGACGTCTGGTCTGTCCAGGTGGAGCCTGAGAGCTCTCTCTACCCCGGAAGGTTCTCCGTGTCCACGGAGGGGGCGAAGCCCCTCTGCCCCCGAGGCTGCCGGGCTGCAGGGGTTCTGACCCTCCGGGCGAAGGCTTGCTCGGGGCGGGAGAGGTAACCAGATGGGGTGGCATCTTCCCGGGCTCCGAAGGGAGGGGGCGGGATGGGCCAGGCAGGGAGGCCCCAGCGGAGCGATCGGGGAAGCCGTTTAGGGCTTTTGTCGGGGACTGCCATAGTACCCCGGAACCTCCGAGCTGCAGGGGAAGCGTCGCCCCGCAGCGAGATGAAGCTCTTTGGGAAGCTGCCCCACAGCGTGGGGAAAGGCTTGCTTACAGAGCCTCCACTCTCCCCATGTCCTGCCCCACCCCCGTCTCCGAGTGTCCTGTGCCCCACTGGACACTCCCTTGTCGCGCAGCAGCCCGAGATCCTGCCCCGCTCTGGCCGCCGGTCCGGCCGCTCAACGACCAAACTGGAGCCAGTAGAAACCAGCTGCCGCTCTCCTTAACTGGAGCGAGTATGCTCGCAGGCCTATGCAAATCGCGGATCGGAAGATCCACCAATAGGAGCATAGCTCCGATCCCGCGGCGGCCAATGGGAAGTGAGCAGCGGCTGGGTCTTTATTTATATTTGCCAGCCCAGCCCTGGTTCGGCGAGCTTGTATCTGccactgccgccgccgccgccggcgtGCAGCTCTCTGCAGCCCGCCGAGCGTTCTCTGCGACTCTTGGTGGGGAGCAAGGTAGGCGACCCAGCCAGCCCTCCCCGGGACAATCAGGGGGCTCCGTCTCGCGGACCCCCGGCCTCGCCGCTGACCGTCCCGCCTTGTCTCGTCGCAGGTTCTCTCTCCTCCCGCGATGTCCGGCCGAGGGAAATCGGGAGGCAAAGTCCGGGCCAAGGCCAAATCGCGCTCGTCCCGCGCGGGGCTGCAGTTCCCCGTGGGCCGCGTCCACCGGCTCCTGCGCAAGGGCAACTACGCGGAGCGCGTGGGGGCGGGCGCGCCCGTCTACCTGGCGGCGGTGCTGGAGTACCTGTCGGCCGAGATCCTGGAGCTGGCGGGCAACGCGGCCCGCGACAACAAGAAGACGCGCATCATCCCGAGGCACCTGCAGCTGGCCATCCGTAACGACGAGGAACTCAACAAGCTGCTGGGCGGCGTGACCATCGCCCAGGGCGGCGTCCTGCCCAACATCCAAGCTGTGCTGCTGCCCAAGAAGACCCAGAGCTCCAAGAAGTGAGACGCGGCACTCGGGGGGAGACGCAGCCGGGAGGTGGGAGCCCAGCACCCCAGGGACCTGCTCTCGGAGCTGCCTGCATCCATTTGGCTCTTGGGCCCGAGTGGGAGGAATGGGCCAGGCCGGGGTGGGCTCTGGTTTGAGGCCCCGAGTCTAGACTGCTGGACTGCGTCCTCCGGGGCGCCCATCGCTAGGGGCTGCGGTGCCGAGATGtctacctctcctctcctcccctccccagtggCTGAGCTCGCCCCGGAGCTGACCCACGATGTGCACGGGAGGGGACCGGTTGGGACTGGACTGGATGGGACGGGATGGGAGAGGTGGTCCCTcccctatacttttttttcccttaaaagaaGCTCTTTTGGAGCTCCCTATATTTATTTCCTGTTGATGGGTGGAatctgtgtttatttatttaacttgtaCGGGTGGGGTCACTTgaattggtgggggggggggcaggcggTGGGGTGTGCTCTGACTTTGTCCTTTTGGTTCCTAAAATAAACAGCTTTACGGTGGCGTCACCATTACCCTCCCTCCCCGGGTGGTTGGCTTTGGTGTTTCCTTTCTAGAAGCTGTGGGTCAGCCCAGGGAAGGACCCGGAGGGGAAGGGTGAACAGCTCCCTGGGCTCTGGGGGATACCGGGTGGATGGCGGTGTTTGGGGAAGGAGGATGTGATGCGCTGAGCAGGTCGGCTCGGGGCTTAGGAAAGAAGTCTCTCTCAGCCGTGCTTTTCCCCTCTCCGCCTGCCTCGGGTCACGGAGGTTTCCCTTCCAGGGCTGGGGTGAGGAGCCGTAGAGAGAGACGGGCCCGGGTCATAGGTACCCTGCAGATTAAGAGAGGTCAGCCATCCTCCGGGCTCGGAAACGTTTTGGAGAGAAATAGGTCAGCACCAATGACTTGCTGGTCCGGGCCCTGGCCTTGCTTCTGTGCATCCCTTCGTCCTCCAGGTTTTGATTTCTAGAATGGGAAGGAACCTTGGGCAAGCAAAGTCGTGGCAAAGAGCCCTGCCTAATGAATCCGGTTTGAATCTGGCTCTGCTATGCTATTGGcagggggtggggcggggggagacCCTCTCTGTACTTCAGATTCTTCCTCAGCAGAAACTCTGAAACTTTAGTAGATGCCCTTCATTTTAcctaggaagaaactgaggcccagagcacaGAATGGACTTTGTATGGGGACAGTTAGCCCAGTTTTCACACAGCTgcgaagaaatgaaaaaagttattttcctcaggAGTGGCAGATGAGGTTAAGAAGGGCTTAGGTGATCCCATaaagggcgggggaggggggggggccgggCCCGGAACAACTTGAGGCAAGAAGTCAAGCTGTGTGGTAGGTGGATggagtgatggacttggagtcaggaagacccgagttcaaaagtgacctcagacactttacagctgtttgatcctgggcaagtcccttcacctctgtcggcctcagttttctcatcaataaaaaggagataataataatagctctgtCCTTTCTTTAGatcattttgaagataaagtgagatgatgattgtaaagaactttgcagaaCTAAcagtgctatggaaatgctaTCATTATGCCTCCAGTTCTTTAGCTTCTTAGACCCTGAAATCTACCCTTTCCTTCAGCCCCCCTCCAGAGCTAAGGCCTGTTaaccactctttaaaaaaaaagccaaacaaataaaaacaaaaccctttcaaGGTTCCTTCTGGAAGGTCTGGGGAATAATGCTCTTCTAGTtgaaattcagtaaatatttattaagcacattctgTATGCAGAGTAATATGGCATATTCTAGGGACTGGAGCCAcgaaaggttttttaaaaagcagattcCTGTTTGAGCTTACAGACTCAATAAGGCAACACTAAATCTGTATTGGTGCTTATGAGAATGATAGGGGAAAGTAGGAAGTGAGTTAGAGGTAGGACAAGGTTTTCAAGGTTGTCTTCCTGGGGAAGGTGGTATTGGAATCAAGTTTTCAGGCAGGGCTCTTAATTTAGTGTCCAGGAActtggctttttgttgttgttcttttacaAACTACTtaaatatttcctttgtaatcctacttatttattttctgcatttaagaGCTttagagctgtgcataccctttgacccagcaataccacttttgggtctttttcccaaagaaatcatggaaaggggaaagagacccacatgtacaaaaatatttatagctgctctttttgtggtggcaaggaattggaagttatggggatgcccatcaattggggaatagctggacaagttgtggtatatgaatacaatggaatactattgtgctgtaagaaacgatgagcagaaggagttcagagaaacctggagggtcttgtgtgggctgatgatgagtgagatgagcagaaccagaagaacattgtacacagtatcatcaacattgtgtgctgatctactgtgatggactatattcttctcaccaatgcaatggtacagaagagttccagggaactcgtgatagaagaggatctccaaatccaagggaaaaaaaaaaagaactgtggagtatagatactgattgaaccatattatttcttttgtttttggtgctgttgtttttctattttgaggtttttcatcattgctctggttttttctcttataacatgactaatgcagaaataggattaatgttattactcgtatatatacataaaacctatatcagattacctgctgtcgaggggaggggggagggaggggagggagggagaaaaatctggaattggaaagcttgtataaacaaaagttgagaactatctttacatgtaacagaaaaaaatacttaattttaaaaaaaaagagctttagaGAAGGGGTGCATGACACAAAGGTAAGTAACTTCTGCTTTAAAGGAGAAATAGGCACTCCTGTGAAATATAGGGACGACACCAGTTTGGGGAGCAGCCTTAAAGGCAAAGGCAAGGAGACCTGAAGGGGTGAGGAGGATAGTCTCATCTGACTGGGCTCCCCAGTCTGTGAAGGGTGTAATGAGATGTCAGATGGTAGAGGACCTGGAAAGTGATGCAagttttggactagatgacttctagagtttcttccaactcagattctatAAGACACCAGccatagaactttttttttttttggtgatgcgattggggttaagtgacttgcccagggtcacacagccagtaagtgtcaagtgtttgaggccggatttgaactcaggtcctcctgaatccagggctggtactttatccacttcgacaactagctgccccacctcattttgttttttaatcctcaCTGCTTAACGCGTACCTGATCACATAGTGAGTACTTGATAAAgtgtgttgattgattcattgaattCTATGCTctaccaattttttttcattctgtgttCTCTTTGCGTGCAAATCTCTCCCCTTTACTAGACTATCAGTTCCTTGTGGGTGGGTTTTTGCACCTTTTTGTGTTCTCTGTTCCCAGTAGAGTGCCTTAGCAGATCCTTAATAGCATTGAAAGGATGAAAGTCtataaaatttgaaattttcaTGAGGAGTGGAAGGGAGCTGAGAAACAAGTTGGCTGCTTAGGAAGCTCTCTAATGAGCTCATTTTAGGACATAAAGGAGTGTCAACATggatagatattttttaaatggcatagGAGAGTAGTATCTAGAAGGCTTAAGCCaagaattcagttcaacaaatattcattcagtgcctactgtgtgcaagacacTGAAGAAGCAAAACCCAAAACTAAACAGGCTGTGCCCTTGTGCTGGGGGGTAGAGGAGATGTGCCAGGAGGATGCACAGGACAGGAGGCAACCTGTACACAGATAACAAGTTCATGCAAAATGTATActaagtaaaattttaaatgttaagcACAAGAAGGACTCTTCTGTGTTGAAGCAAGAAGAGGAACAGGCCCATTTGCTTGGGACAGATGGTGTAAtagaatgtttgttgaataagggaacatatgaagagagaaaatagaccTACTTAAGTCCTATTTTTCTTCTGGCTCCCCCAGAGAAGAGAATGATTTTCCAACTGAAAAGGGTAGAACGTGATTTGTGCTGGTAGAATGGAATGCTGTTAGGGCAGAgactcttcatttttgtcttcatttccccAGCTACCTGTACCTAGTCCAGTGCCTAAAATATAGGGGTTCTTAAAGAGGAAGGGAATAGAGACCTCCCCAAATAGGTGAGAACATAATCCTAGTTCATGTTGATATAGCACTTGACGTTTACAAGGTGCTTTTCTTATaaatgtgaagaaactgaggaatggaAGAGATTGCAGTTTGTCTGTAGTCACATGATTAACAATTAATAAAGTCCAAAATAGGAACTCAGATGCAGCTTCTGACCCCTAGATGAGTGCTCATTAATCTACCATGCCACTCCTCCCTACACTATTTGTCTTTTACTGTCAGAGAGCATGCAGCTGCAAATGTCCAAGCCCTGACCACCAATCACATCATAGAGTAACTAAAGACTCACCATCGGGAATCTTGGAGAATGTGAGAGATGCTAAAAGTTTGAGATCTGCATATCCTCATTTAATTTTCCTAAGGGGGAACGTGGGATTGGATTCTAGAAACAGATTAATTTCACATCAGTCATTGTGGGGGTAGGGGGAATCTGGAAAGGATATGAGATTGAGGCATTCTTAGTGAaattgtgagctgatccaactgTTTTAGAAAATAGTTTAGAACCATAGCCCCCAAATCACTAACCCATGAATACTCTGACCTGGTGATATCACTTCTAGGCTTATATGCCTGAAAAGATccataaaagagagagaagaaatatttgCTGCTGCAGCTTTTTGTTCTAACAAATAACTGGgaacaaagtgggtgcccatccaatggggaatggctgaacaaattgtggtgtttTTGTATTATGGAGTTATCATTGTGCCGTAAGAAATAAcaagacagagtcagagagacttgagaggacttgtatgaactgataaaaaggtaATTCTCAGAaccacaaccaggagaacatgttTTTTATGATGACTGAAAACACTGTGTACACACACCcgtacacacacccatacacacatacatacatacatatacgtgtacatacatacatacatatacgtgttatgcatgtatgtatgcgtatatgtatgaatgcatgtatgtatgtacacgtatatgtatgtatgtgtgtatgggtgtgtgtataggtgtgtgtatgggtgtgtgtacggatgtgtgtatgtattatgcatgtatgtacgtgtatatgtatgaatgtatgtatgtgtgtacacgtacatgtatgtatgtacatgtgtatgtatgtacgtgtgtgcAGTATGCATGTAGTATGTAtgttcatgtatgtgtatgcatgtattgtgtatgtatgcatatatatgtgtgtgtacatgcatatgtatgtatgggtgtgtgtacgtgtgtatgtaGTATGCATGCATTATGCATGTGGTATGCATGCATTATGCATGTCACATTCGTGtagtatgcatgtattatgcatgtagcATTCGTGTATTATGCATGTGatatgcatgtattgtgtatgtgtgtacacgtattcgtatgtatgtgtatgtctgtatgtatgtgtgtacacgtgtgtgtatgtatgtgtgtacacgtgtgtgtatgtatgtgtattgtgtatgtg includes:
- the LOC122736834 gene encoding histone H2A type 2-B-like translates to MSGRGKSGGKVRAKAKSRSSRAGLQFPVGRVHRLLRKGNYAERVGAGAPVYLAAVLEYLSAEILELAGNAARDNKKTRIIPRHLQLAIRNDEELNKLLGGVTIAQGGVLPNIQAVLLPKKTQSSKK